From a region of the Neodiprion fabricii isolate iyNeoFabr1 chromosome 7, iyNeoFabr1.1, whole genome shotgun sequence genome:
- the LOC124186699 gene encoding putative inorganic phosphate cotransporter isoform X3 has translation MGFLAVTNAYTMRICLSLAITEMVSTSATSANDTSLDDTCPDLDSSTSSNSSSSSGTFEWSEYTQGIILSSFFWGYIITQLPGGVLADKFGGKYTLGLGIFSTAVFTLLTPVVVETFDATGLIVLRFLMGLGEGTTFPAVNVLIAQWAPPHERSKIGTVVMTGAQVGTVLGTALSGILIRYSSLGWPTVFYVFGGFGVLWFFVWLFLCYSTPATHPFITDREKHYLHETMNEHTHKRGGPTPWARILRSGPLWALVAGKVGHDWGFYTMVTDLPLYMSNVLKFSIQANGFLSALPYVVMWIASIASSWLADWLIKREKIGITNVRKICTTIASVGPAIFIIAASYAGCDRTVVVVLFTLGMGLMGPFYPGMMVNAIDLSPNYSGTLMAIVNGIGAIAGILAPYAVGVLTPNQTVGEWRVVFWITFVVFFVSNLVFDIWADGEVQPWNDPTEEIERQARKEIESKNEQGVANYGQTRNNGDVVT, from the exons ATGGGATTTTTGGCGGTTACGAACGCATACACGATGCGAATTTGCCTATCACTCGCCATAACCGAAATGGTTAGTACGTCCGCAACCTCGGCGAATGATACCAGTCTTGACGATACTTGTCCAGATCTCGATTCTAGCACATCGAgtaacagcagcagcagcagcggtaCTTTCGAGTGGAGCGAATATACACAG GGTATAATCCTGTCCTCGTTCTTCTGGGGCTACATAATAACTCAGCTACCCGGTGGAGTGCTGGCCGACAAATTCGGGGGCAAGTACACCCTGGGCCTGGGGATATTTTCGACAGCTGTTTTTACCCTCCTGACGCCGGTGGTGGTGGAGACCTTCGACGCGACGGGCCTGATTGTCCTACGATTTCTGATGGGCCTTGGCGAGGGCACGACTTTCCCGGCTGTGAACGTCCTGATAGCCCAATGGGCGCCGCCGCACGAACGTTCGAAAATTGGGACCGTCGTTATGACGGGAGCGCAGGTTGGAACGGTGCTGGGAACAGCGCTGTCAGGGATTTTGATACGATACTCGTCTCTGGGCTGGCCGACGGTCTTCTACGTCTTCGGGGGCTTCGGCGTGCTCTGGTTCTTCGTCTGGCTCTTTCTCTGCTACAGCACGCCCGCTACGCATCCCTTCATTACCGACCGAGAGAAGCACTACCTCCACGAGACTATGAACGAGCACACGCACAAGCGCGGAGGCCCGACGCCGTGGGCCCGTATTCTACGTTCGGGTCCGCTGTGGGCCTTGGTCGCCGGTAAGGTAGGGCACGACTGGGGCTTCTACACGATGGTTACCGACCTACCGCTCTACATGAGCAACGTCCTGAAGTTCTCGATACAGGCGAACGGGTTCCTATCGGCTCTGCCGTACGTCGTCATGTGGATAGCTAGCATCGCCTCGTCGTGGCTCGCCGACTGGCTCATTAAACGTGAGAAAATCGGCATAACGAACGTGCGAAAGATATGCACGACCATAGCATCGGTCGGGCCCGCCATTTTCATAATCGCCGCATCGTACGCCGGCTGCGACCGCACCGTCGTCGTAGTTCTCTTCACCCTCGGCATGGGTCTGATGGGCCCGTTCTACCCCGGCATGATGGTAAACGCCATAGACCTCAGTCCCAACTATTCGGGGACCCTGATGGCAATCGTAAACGGAATCGGCGCGATTGCGGGAATCCTCGCCCCCTATGCCGTCGGTGTACTGACGCCTAATCAGACCGTCGGCGAGTGGAGGGTCGTCTTTTGGATAACTTTTGTCGTATTTTTCGTATCAAATTTAGTATTCGACATTTGGGCAGACGGCGAGGTTCAACCGTGGAACGATCCTACGGAGGAAATTGAACGACAGGCGAGGAAGGAGATCGAGAGTAAAAATGAACAGGGTGTCGCTAATTACGGTCAGACGAGAA
- the LOC124186699 gene encoding putative inorganic phosphate cotransporter isoform X2 has protein sequence MFSRFQLFCAGIPQRWVFAVMGFLAVTNAYTMRICLSLAITEMVSTSATSANDTSLDDTCPDLDSSTSSNSSSSSGTFEWSEYTQGIILSSFFWGYIITQLPGGVLADKFGGKYTLGLGIFSTAVFTLLTPVVVETFDATGLIVLRFLMGLGEGTTFPAVNVLIAQWAPPHERSKIGTVVMTGAQVGTVLGTALSGILIRYSSLGWPTVFYVFGGFGVLWFFVWLFLCYSTPATHPFITDREKHYLHETMNEHTHKRGGPTPWARILRSGPLWALVAGKVGHDWGFYTMVTDLPLYMSNVLKFSIQANGFLSALPYVVMWIASIASSWLADWLIKREKIGITNVRKICTTIASVGPAIFIIAASYAGCDRTVVVVLFTLGMGLMGPFYPGMMVNAIDLSPNYSGTLMAIVNGIGAIAGILAPYAVGVLTPNQTVGEWRVVFWITFVVFFVSNLVFDIWADGEVQPWNDPTEEIERQARKEIESKNEQGVANYGQTRNNGDVVT, from the exons ATGGGTTTTTGCAGTGATGGGATTTTTGGCGGTTACGAACGCATACACGATGCGAATTTGCCTATCACTCGCCATAACCGAAATGGTTAGTACGTCCGCAACCTCGGCGAATGATACCAGTCTTGACGATACTTGTCCAGATCTCGATTCTAGCACATCGAgtaacagcagcagcagcagcggtaCTTTCGAGTGGAGCGAATATACACAG GGTATAATCCTGTCCTCGTTCTTCTGGGGCTACATAATAACTCAGCTACCCGGTGGAGTGCTGGCCGACAAATTCGGGGGCAAGTACACCCTGGGCCTGGGGATATTTTCGACAGCTGTTTTTACCCTCCTGACGCCGGTGGTGGTGGAGACCTTCGACGCGACGGGCCTGATTGTCCTACGATTTCTGATGGGCCTTGGCGAGGGCACGACTTTCCCGGCTGTGAACGTCCTGATAGCCCAATGGGCGCCGCCGCACGAACGTTCGAAAATTGGGACCGTCGTTATGACGGGAGCGCAGGTTGGAACGGTGCTGGGAACAGCGCTGTCAGGGATTTTGATACGATACTCGTCTCTGGGCTGGCCGACGGTCTTCTACGTCTTCGGGGGCTTCGGCGTGCTCTGGTTCTTCGTCTGGCTCTTTCTCTGCTACAGCACGCCCGCTACGCATCCCTTCATTACCGACCGAGAGAAGCACTACCTCCACGAGACTATGAACGAGCACACGCACAAGCGCGGAGGCCCGACGCCGTGGGCCCGTATTCTACGTTCGGGTCCGCTGTGGGCCTTGGTCGCCGGTAAGGTAGGGCACGACTGGGGCTTCTACACGATGGTTACCGACCTACCGCTCTACATGAGCAACGTCCTGAAGTTCTCGATACAGGCGAACGGGTTCCTATCGGCTCTGCCGTACGTCGTCATGTGGATAGCTAGCATCGCCTCGTCGTGGCTCGCCGACTGGCTCATTAAACGTGAGAAAATCGGCATAACGAACGTGCGAAAGATATGCACGACCATAGCATCGGTCGGGCCCGCCATTTTCATAATCGCCGCATCGTACGCCGGCTGCGACCGCACCGTCGTCGTAGTTCTCTTCACCCTCGGCATGGGTCTGATGGGCCCGTTCTACCCCGGCATGATGGTAAACGCCATAGACCTCAGTCCCAACTATTCGGGGACCCTGATGGCAATCGTAAACGGAATCGGCGCGATTGCGGGAATCCTCGCCCCCTATGCCGTCGGTGTACTGACGCCTAATCAGACCGTCGGCGAGTGGAGGGTCGTCTTTTGGATAACTTTTGTCGTATTTTTCGTATCAAATTTAGTATTCGACATTTGGGCAGACGGCGAGGTTCAACCGTGGAACGATCCTACGGAGGAAATTGAACGACAGGCGAGGAAGGAGATCGAGAGTAAAAATGAACAGGGTGTCGCTAATTACGGTCAGACGAGAA